A stretch of the Hippocampus zosterae strain Florida chromosome 16, ASM2543408v3, whole genome shotgun sequence genome encodes the following:
- the grk1b gene encoding rhodopsin kinase GRK1b, giving the protein MDIGGLETVVANSAYVSARGSVDGAAASTLRDKKMRARLKLPHIRDCQHMKASVGKTFDSMCVNEPVGKRLFQQFLESDIAHKTAGELWKDIEDYLVCQEKDRVQKAQKMVNKYYESASKNFCSFLEEKAVTRVKEDFKNVQGDLFKESEKQLLKHLETKSMDAFKQSMYFLRYVQFKWLESQPVDEEWFMDFRVLGKGGFGEVYACQAKATGKMYANKKLDKKRLKKRKGYEGAIVEKRILAKVHSRFIVSLAYAFQTQTDLCLVMTIMNGGDLRFHMYNVDEKNPGFNEKRASFYTAQIICGLEHLHQHRIIYRDLKPENVLLDDAGHVRLSDLGLAVELPPGKDKTTGYAGTPGFMAPELLQKKEYDYTVDYFTLGVTLFEMIAAKGPFRIRGEKVENDEVARRILNDPVPYTPNFSKDCKAICEGLMEKDPGKRLGFKNNECADLKRQPFFKEINWGRLEAGMLPPPFVPDPRMVYAKDIDDVGAFSTIKGVVMDNKDTEFFADFASGNVPIPWQEEMIETGVFGELNIWPENGKLPNDLDPNYVEAKGGGCVIL; this is encoded by the exons ATGGACATCGGAGGTTTGGAGACAGTGGTGGCCAACTCGGCCTACGTGTCAGCAAGAGGAAGCGTGGATGGCGCGGCGGCGTCTACCCTGCGAGACAAAAAGATGCGGGCCAGGCTGAAACTCCCACACATCCGGGATTGCCAACACATGAAAGCGTCCGTGGGCAAAACCTTCGATAGCATGTGCGTCAACGAGCCCGTCGGCAAGCGGCTCTTCCAGCAGTTTCTGGAGAGTGACATCGCCCACAAGACTGCCGGAGAGCTGTGGAAGGACATTGAAGACTACCTCGTTTGCCAAGAAAAGGACCGAGTCCAGAAGGCTCAAAAGATGGTCAATAAATACTACGAGTCGGCGTCAAAGAACTTCTGCAGTTTCCTGGAAGAGAAGGCTGTCACCCGAGTGAAGGAggacttcaaaaatgtccaaggtgACTTATTTAAAGAGAGCGAGAAACAACTCCTCAAACACCTGGAGACAAAGTCCATGGACGCCTTCAAGCAGAGCATGTACTTCCTGCGTTACGTTCAGTTCAAGTGGTTGGAGAGCCAGCCCGTCGACGAGGAGTGGTTCATGGACTTCAGGGTCCTTGGCAAGGGAGGTTTCGGAGAAGTGTACGCTTGTCAGGCTAAGGCCACGGGCAAAATGTATGCCAATAAAAAGCTGGATAAAAAGAGGCTGAAGAAACGCAAAGGCTATGAG GGTGCGATTGTGGAGAAGCGCATTCTTGCCAAAGTCCACAGTCGCTTCATCGTGTCGCTGGCCTACGCCTTTCAGACCCAGACTGACCTCTGTTTAGTGATGACTATCATGAATGGCGGGGATCTCAG GTTTCATATGTACAACGTGGACGAAAAAAATCCCGGTTTCAACGAGAAGAGAGCTTCTTTCTACACAGCACAGATCATCTGCGGCCTGGAGCACCTTCATCAGCACCGGATCATCTACAGAGACCTGAAGCCAGAGAATGTCCTGCTGGATGATGCAG GACACGTCCGCCTCTCAGATCTGGGCCTGGCTGTTGAACTTCCTCCAGGAAAAGACAAAACTACTGGCTATGCGGGAACTCCCG GTTTCATGGCTCCTGAGCTGCTCCAGAAAAAGGAATACGACTACACAGTGGATTATTTCACTCTGGGAGTGACTCTGTTTGAGATGATCGCAGCCAAAGGACCCTTCAGAATACGAGGAGAGAAG gtggAGAATGACGAAGTGGCCCGCAGAATTTTGAACGATCCGGTTCCGTACACGCCCAACTTTAGCAAGGACTGCAAAGCAATCTGTGAAGGGTTGATGGAAAAGGATCCGGGGAAACGCCTTGGCTTCAAAAACAACGAGTGCGCTGATCTCAAGCGTCAACCGTTCTTCAAGGAGATTAACTGGGGTCGTCTTGAGGCTG GTATGCTGCCTCCACCATTTGTTCCTGATCCCAGAATGGTCTACGCCAAAGATATCGACGACGTGGGAGCCTTTAGCACCATCAAAGGTGTGGTCATGGATAACAAGGATACAGAGTTCTTCGCTGACTTCGCTTCGGGCAACGTTCCAATCCCCTGGCAGGAGGAGATGATAGAGACGGGCGTTTTTGGAGAGTTGAACATCTGGCCTGAGAACGGAAAGCTGCCTAATGACCTTGACCCAAACTACGTGGAAGCCAAAGGTGGAGGGTGTGTGATTCTTTAA
- the cldn15b gene encoding claudin-15b isoform X2 encodes MWDILEILALSLGFLGWIMVSVSLQDQYWKESSNDGSVITTSTIYENLWMSCASDSTGIYNCRDFPSLLALPGYIQASRALMIAAIVFGTFGLVGTLVGMQCSKIGGENYVLKGRIAAIGGVFFLLQGMCTMIAVSWYAANITQEFFDQFYPGTKYEIGEGLYIGWSSAVLALCGGGCLVCSCSCKESGEKVPYPYQPSSRGRVLSTTSQSAPSNYGRNAYV; translated from the exons ATGTGGGACATTCTTGAAATTTTAGCACTTTCTCTTGGTTTCCTAGGCTGGATCATGGTTTCTGTATCATTGCAAGACCAGTATTGGAAAGAATCCAGCAATGATGGCAGCGTCATTACAACCTCCACAATATATGAGAACTTGTGGATGTCTTGCGCTAGTGATTCGACTGGGATCTATAACTGCAGAGACTTTCCATCCCTTTTGGCCCTACCGG GGTACATACAAGCGTCTCGAGCATTGATGATCGCCGCCATCGTGTTCGGAACATTTGGGCTTGTGGGAACTCTGGTTGGAATGCAGTGCTCGAAAATCGGAGGTGAAAACTACGTTCTGAAGGGGAGAATTGCTGCAATCGGAGGGGTGTTCTTCTTACTACAGG GTATGTGCACCATGATTGCTGTGTCTTGGTATGCAGCCAACATCACGCAGGAGTTCTTTGACCAGTTCTACCCAGGGACAAA GTACGAGATCGGAGAAGGTTTGTACATCGGCTGGTCCTCGGCCGTACTTGCCCTGTGTGGAGGCGGTTGTCTGGTGTGCTCGTGCAGTTGTAAGGAGTCGGGTGAAAAAGT GCCTTATCCATACCAGCCGTCCTCCAGGGGACGTGTGCTGTCCACTACTTCCCAGTCTGCCCCCAGCAACTATGGAAGAAATGCATACGTGTGA
- the cldn15b gene encoding claudin-15b isoform X1 produces the protein MNPVVEAFAFFLGFLGWLMVGIALPNRYWRVSTVDGNVITTSTIYENLWMSCATDSTGVHNCRDFPSLLALSGYIQASRALMIAAIVFGTFGLVGTLVGMQCSKIGGENYVLKGRIAAIGGVFFLLQGMCTMIAVSWYAANITQEFFDQFYPGTKYEIGEGLYIGWSSAVLALCGGGCLVCSCSCKESGEKVPYPYQPSSRGRVLSTTSQSAPSNYGRNAYV, from the exons ATGAATCCCGTCGTGGAAGCGTTTGCCTTCTTCCTGGGCTTCCTGGGATGGCTGATGGTCGGGATCGCCCTTCCCAATCGGTACTGGAGAGTGTCAACAGTGGACGGTAACGTTATCACCACGTCCACCATCTATGAGAATCTCTGGATGTCCTGCGCCACCGACTCGACGGGAGTTCACAACTGCCGCGATTTTCCGTCGTTGCTCGCACTAAGCG GGTACATACAAGCGTCTCGAGCATTGATGATCGCCGCCATCGTGTTCGGAACATTTGGGCTTGTGGGAACTCTGGTTGGAATGCAGTGCTCGAAAATCGGAGGTGAAAACTACGTTCTGAAGGGGAGAATTGCTGCAATCGGAGGGGTGTTCTTCTTACTACAGG GTATGTGCACCATGATTGCTGTGTCTTGGTATGCAGCCAACATCACGCAGGAGTTCTTTGACCAGTTCTACCCAGGGACAAA GTACGAGATCGGAGAAGGTTTGTACATCGGCTGGTCCTCGGCCGTACTTGCCCTGTGTGGAGGCGGTTGTCTGGTGTGCTCGTGCAGTTGTAAGGAGTCGGGTGAAAAAGT GCCTTATCCATACCAGCCGTCCTCCAGGGGACGTGTGCTGTCCACTACTTCCCAGTCTGCCCCCAGCAACTATGGAAGAAATGCATACGTGTGA
- the LOC127588687 gene encoding thialysine N-epsilon-acetyltransferase-like isoform X1: MNFTIRAATKVDCKDISRMIMELALFEKMTDQVKISSEELERDGFCPNPLFECLVAEVPKENKSKQGFTTVGYGLYFYTYSTWKGRSMHLEDLYVMPEFRGFGIGKGLLSTVAKVAKEKHCARLQLSVLDWNAPSRDFYAARGAQDLTIKEGWHLIRFDGQSLDNLGNDAQKK, encoded by the exons ATGAACTTCACAATACGTGCTGCGACTAAAGTGGACTGCAAAGACATATCAAGAATGATAATG GAACTGGCACTGTTTGAAAAGATGACTGATCAAGTGAAGATATCATCCGAGG AATTGGAGCGTGATGGTTTCTGCCCAAATCCTTTATTTGAATGTCTTGTCGCAGAGGTACCAAAGGAGAACAAATCTAAACAAG GATTCACCACTGTTGGGTACGGCCTTTACttttacacatacagcacatggAAGGGACGATCGATGCATTTGGAGGATTTGTATGTGATGCCTGAATTCCGAG GATTTGGCATCGGAAAAGGTTTACTGAGCACCGTTGCGAAG GTGGCCAAAGAGAAGCATTGTGCTCGCTTGCAATTAAGCGTTTTGGACTGGAACGCCCCTTCACGAGACTTCTACGCTGCTCGAGGAGCTCAGGATCTCACCATCAAGGAAGGTTGGCACTTAATACGTTTTGATGGACAAAGTCTCGACAATTTGGGAAATGATGCACAGAAGAAATAA
- the LOC127588687 gene encoding thialysine N-epsilon-acetyltransferase-like isoform X2, with translation MNFTIRAATKVDCKDISRMIMELALFEKMTDQVKISSEELERDGFCPNPLFECLVAEVPKENKSKQGFTTVGYGLYFYTYSTWKGRSMHLEDLYVMPEFRGGQREALCSLAIKRFGLERPFTRLLRCSRSSGSHHQGRLALNTF, from the exons ATGAACTTCACAATACGTGCTGCGACTAAAGTGGACTGCAAAGACATATCAAGAATGATAATG GAACTGGCACTGTTTGAAAAGATGACTGATCAAGTGAAGATATCATCCGAGG AATTGGAGCGTGATGGTTTCTGCCCAAATCCTTTATTTGAATGTCTTGTCGCAGAGGTACCAAAGGAGAACAAATCTAAACAAG GATTCACCACTGTTGGGTACGGCCTTTACttttacacatacagcacatggAAGGGACGATCGATGCATTTGGAGGATTTGTATGTGATGCCTGAATTCCGAG GTGGCCAAAGAGAAGCATTGTGCTCGCTTGCAATTAAGCGTTTTGGACTGGAACGCCCCTTCACGAGACTTCTACGCTGCTCGAGGAGCTCAGGATCTCACCATCAAGGAAGGTTGGCACTTAATACGTTTTGA
- the LOC127588689 gene encoding diamine acetyltransferase 1-like, giving the protein MNFSIRLATKADCKDIWRMIRDLAIHQKMLDQMMITYEDLERDAFGPNPWCETLMAEVPEENKSKEGFKAVGFALYFYSYSTFKGRTVYLEDFFVMPEFRGFGIGKNLLRTVAKVATEKQCAHLELSVLGQNINSRSFYAAHGAEDIAVRDDWHYLRFSTQSLTNFISCQK; this is encoded by the exons ATGAACTTTTCTATTCGACTTGCAACAAAAGCAGACTGTAAGGACATATGGAGAATGATCAGG GATTTGGCCATCCATCAAAAAATGCTGGACCAAATGATGATAACATATGAAg ACCTGGAGCGGGATGCTTTCGGCCCGAATCCCTGGTGTGAAACCCTTATGGCAGAGGTACCTGAGGAGAACAAATCTAAAGAAG GATTCAAAGCAGTTGGTTTCGCACTTTACTTTTACTCATATAGTACGTTCAAGGGACGCACGGTGTATTTGGAGGATTTCTTCGTGATGCCAGAATTCAGAG gatttggCATTGGAAAGAATTTGCTGAGGACAGTTGCAAAG gtggcgACAGAAAAACAATGTGCGCATTTGGAGTTGAGTGTGTTAGGCCAAAACATTAATTCACGATCCTTCTACGCTGCACATGGAGCTGAGGACATCGCTGTCAGGGATGATTGGCATTACCTGCGTTTTAGTACACAAAGCCTGACCAATTTCATTTCTTGTCAAAAGTAA
- the LOC127588688 gene encoding diamine acetyltransferase 1-like gives MNFAIRLATKADFKDIWRLLKDLASHLKMLDQMTQTYEEVQRHGFSQNPCFESFVAVVPDEHKSKEGFTIVGCALYFDIYDVWKGQAVCLDQFYVMPEFRGFGIGKALLSNVAKVAKEKGCSLLQLNVLDWNTPSLDFFAARGAQDITVKEGWHVINFDGQSLERLANETRQN, from the exons ATGAACTTTGCTATTCGACTTGCAACAAAAGCAGATTTTAAAGACATATGGAGACTGCTCAAG GATTTGGCGAGCCATCTAAAAATGCTCGACCAAATGACACAGACATATGAAG AAGTGCAACGCCACGGTTTCAGCCAGAATCCCTGCTTTGAGTCTTTTGTTGCAGTGGTGCCAGATGAACATAAGTCTAAAGAAG GATTCACAATTGTTGGATGTGCCCTTTACTTTGACATCTACGACGTATGGAAGGGGCAGGCCGTGTGTTTGGATCAATTCTATGTGATGCCAGAATTCAGAG GATTTGGCATAGGAAAAGCTTTACTGAGCAATGTTGCTAAG GTGGCGAAAGAGAAGGGGTGTTCATTGTTGCAGTTGAATGTGTTGGACTGGAACACTCCATCACTAGACTTCTTTGCTGCGAGAGGAGCTCAGGATATCACTGTTAAGGAAGGCTGGCACGTCATCAATTTTGATGGACAAAGTTTGGAACGTCTGGCAAATGAAACCCGACAAAATTAG